From Rutidosis leptorrhynchoides isolate AG116_Rl617_1_P2 chromosome 3, CSIRO_AGI_Rlap_v1, whole genome shotgun sequence, a single genomic window includes:
- the LOC139900635 gene encoding F-box/kelch-repeat protein At3g06240-like produces MEESLMKLSKFEGQLPHDLVFKILERLSFKSMLKAKSVCKQWRDVVSDPSFIEAHLSKSYSLGRIRYIHGAPMMKSVGLDDQETRYEHTIPTTEFSRYVEILGSCNGLILLGDGDRSYFLWNPSTRLLRSFTGRFLFRGEFRHFALGYDSTTRAYKVVRIVRVHSHKVYDRFKAPSYEKSVYDVTSAHVYSCKTNSWKKIEHFPYVIFEDAQGVTMNGYPHWIVFWDHFVEYKDKVIVVIVYFDLVEEKFKELPKPSWLVESSSYSFGSFEGKLCFIHYTTVRQREIREIWVMEKHGESWINVSSKINIKRVILRGWSSGHPYANYSREKPFIGAQYVESLVSPYAGNDMAG; encoded by the coding sequence ATGGAAGAGTCTTTAATGAAATTATCTAAATTTGAAGGACAACTTCCACACGATCTTGTTTTCAAGATtcttgaaaggttgtcttttaaatcaATGCTAAAGGCGAAGTCCGTTTGTAAACAATGGCGCGATGTAGTTTCCGATCCTTCTTTTATCGAGGCGCACCTTTCTAAAAGCTATAGTCTTGGCCGCATAAGGTATATTCATGGTGCTCCAATGATGAAATCTGTTGGTTTGGATGATCAAGAGACACGGTATGAACATACCATTCCGACGACTGAATTCTCAAGGTATGTAGAAATTTTAGGGTCTTGCAATGGCTTGATTTTATTGGGCGATGGTGATCGTAGCTATTTTTTGTGGAACCCATCTACGCGATTGCTTAGAAGTTTCACGGGTCGTTTTCTATTTAGGGGAGAATTTAGGCACTTCGCACTAGGTTACGATTCAACAACTCGTGCATATAAGGTTGTAAGGATTGTTCGTGTTCATAGTCATAAAGTATATGATAGATTTAAGGCCCCTTCATATGAAAAATCAGTTTACGATGTAACTAGTGCTCATGTGTATAGTTGCAAGACTAATAGTTGGAAGAAGATTGAGCATTTCCCATATGTCATCTTTGAAGACGCACAAGGTGTGACTATGAACGGTTATCCGCATTGGATTGTCTTTTGGGATCATTTTGttgaatataaagataaagttataGTTGTGATCGTTTACTTTGATTTAGTTGAGGAAAAGTTCAAAGAATTACCTAAACCTAGTTGGTTAGTGGAGTCGTCTTCTTATAGTTTTGGTTCTTTTGAAGGAAAGTTATGCTTTATTCACTATACAACAGTGCGGCAGCGAGAGATTCGAGAGATTTGGGTGATGGAAAAGCACGGGGAATCATGGATAAATGTATCATCTAAGATTAATATCAAGAGGGTTATTCTTCGAGGTTGGAGTTCTGGTCATCCGTATGCCAATTATAGTCGTGAAAAGCCGTTTATTGGAGCACAATATGTTGAGAGCCTAGTCTCTCCTTATGCCGGGAATGATATGGCTGGATGA